From one Pedobacter faecalis genomic stretch:
- a CDS encoding SDR family oxidoreductase yields MNFRDKVVVITGASSGIGKACAEEFARRGANLVLAARQYVTLCEITAQLQKAYDIKALAVQADVSREEDCRAVIAQAIDTFGGVDILLNNAGLSMRALFNETDLSVLKNLMDVNFWGTVYCTKYALPELLKSKGTVVGVSSIAGYRGLPGRTGYSASKFAMNGFMESLRTELLHSGVHVMVACPGFTASNIRVAALAKDGAAHGETSMEEEKMMSAEEVAHRIAEGIAARKRTLVMTRQGKLTVWLNKLLPGVADGLVFKHFTKEKNALIK; encoded by the coding sequence ATGAATTTCAGAGATAAAGTCGTTGTCATTACCGGCGCTTCCTCGGGCATCGGGAAAGCTTGTGCCGAGGAGTTTGCCAGGCGGGGAGCCAACCTCGTGCTTGCTGCACGGCAATATGTCACCTTATGTGAAATTACGGCCCAACTGCAAAAGGCATACGACATCAAGGCGCTGGCAGTGCAGGCCGATGTGAGTCGCGAGGAAGACTGCCGTGCGGTTATCGCGCAGGCTATAGATACCTTTGGGGGCGTCGATATTCTGCTGAATAATGCGGGCTTATCCATGCGGGCCTTGTTTAACGAGACCGACCTCTCCGTGCTCAAAAACCTGATGGATGTGAACTTCTGGGGAACGGTATACTGCACAAAATATGCCCTGCCAGAATTGCTGAAGAGCAAGGGGACCGTAGTGGGGGTTTCTTCCATTGCAGGTTATAGGGGTTTGCCTGGTCGCACAGGATATTCTGCCTCCAAGTTTGCCATGAATGGATTTATGGAATCGCTGCGGACGGAATTACTGCACAGCGGAGTACATGTCATGGTGGCTTGCCCGGGGTTTACGGCTTCTAACATTCGTGTAGCAGCACTTGCTAAAGATGGTGCGGCACACGGGGAAACCAGTATGGAAGAAGAAAAAATGATGAGTGCCGAAGAAGTTGCCCACCGGATTGCCGAGGGGATAGCTGCGCGGAAACGCACCCTGGTCATGACCCGTCAGGGCAAATTAACGGTATGGCTTAATAAACTGTTGCCCGGTGTGGCCGATGGATTGGTATTTAAGCATTTCACAAAAGAGAAGAATGCACTGATCAAATAA
- the recR gene encoding recombination mediator RecR encodes MNFSSKLLEDTVAEFAKLPGVGQKTALRLVLHLLGREQAEVMRFGNSIIKLKNEIKNCSICHNIADQQVCEICASAKRDKEIICVVEDTRDVMAIENTAQYFGVYHVLGGLISPMDGIGPSDLYIDSLVQRVATTQVKEVILALSATMEGDTTLFYLYKRLKDFQIPITTIARGIAFGGELEYADEITLGRSIITRVPYESSIIK; translated from the coding sequence ATGAACTTTTCTTCAAAGCTGCTCGAAGACACTGTAGCTGAATTTGCCAAACTTCCTGGGGTCGGACAAAAAACTGCATTGCGGCTGGTGCTGCATTTGCTGGGCCGCGAACAGGCAGAAGTGATGCGGTTTGGTAACTCGATCATTAAGCTGAAGAACGAAATTAAGAACTGCAGTATCTGTCACAACATAGCTGATCAGCAGGTTTGTGAGATCTGTGCCTCAGCAAAACGCGATAAGGAGATCATTTGCGTGGTGGAAGATACGCGTGATGTGATGGCTATTGAAAATACCGCTCAGTACTTCGGTGTATATCATGTGCTTGGTGGGTTAATATCGCCGATGGACGGGATCGGTCCCTCAGATCTGTATATCGACAGTCTGGTGCAGCGGGTTGCCACCACGCAGGTAAAGGAGGTCATTCTGGCACTGAGCGCCACCATGGAGGGTGATACGACATTATTTTACCTCTATAAACGTCTCAAAGATTTTCAGATACCGATCACCACCATTGCACGCGGCATTGCCTTTGGGGGTGAACTGGAGTATGCCGATGAAATCACCCTTGGAAGGTCCATTATAACCAGAGTTCCTTACGAAAGCTCAATCATAAAATAG
- a CDS encoding sodium:solute symporter encodes MSPAILLSFLIGYFLLLIVVAFVTSKKSSDNAAFFIANRNSKWYLVAFGMIGTALSGVTFISVPGEVGAPAGNQFQYFQFILGNAVGFIIIATVLLPLYYRMRLTSIYGYIEQRLGFYSYKSAAFIFLVSRTIGSAFRLYLVVIVLQRFIFDSYGIPFWVTVLISLLLIWSYTFKGGLKTIIITDTLQTFFLVTSVFLTIYFICSSLGLSVPEAFETIKNSGYSKIFFFEDFSTSGFHFSKAFIGGVFVTIAMTGLDQDLMQKNLSMATIKEAQKNMFTFTGIFVVLNIFFLSVGALLYVYAAKNGIEIPLDHVTGKPRTDFLFPEIALNHLTMVPAIIFMLGLTAATFATTDSALTALTTSFCVDFLNMDKAKDVNSKSAVNKRHVVHVVFSLLMFLVIIVFNSINDQSVVAGIFRVASYTYGPLLGLYSFGLFVRNRGVNDKLVPLICLLSPALCYVLNDHSASLLGGYKFSVELILVNGLITFAGLLLISHKTTQQTKF; translated from the coding sequence ATGAGTCCAGCTATTCTCCTGTCTTTCTTAATCGGCTATTTCCTGCTGCTCATTGTGGTCGCGTTTGTGACATCAAAAAAGTCGTCGGACAATGCGGCTTTTTTTATTGCCAACAGGAACTCTAAATGGTACCTGGTAGCCTTTGGTATGATTGGTACAGCGCTCTCTGGCGTAACCTTTATTTCCGTTCCCGGTGAAGTCGGTGCACCGGCGGGGAATCAGTTCCAGTATTTCCAGTTTATACTGGGCAATGCTGTCGGTTTCATTATCATCGCGACGGTATTACTCCCATTATATTACCGGATGCGGCTCACGTCGATTTACGGCTACATTGAGCAGCGCCTTGGCTTTTACAGTTATAAATCTGCCGCATTTATTTTCCTGGTAAGTCGGACGATCGGATCGGCTTTTCGCCTGTACCTGGTTGTTATTGTGCTTCAGCGATTTATATTTGACAGTTATGGCATCCCGTTTTGGGTAACCGTGCTCATCTCCCTGCTCCTGATCTGGTCGTACACCTTTAAAGGTGGCCTTAAAACCATCATCATTACCGATACGCTTCAGACCTTCTTTCTGGTCACCTCGGTATTCCTGACCATTTATTTCATTTGCAGCAGTCTGGGACTCAGCGTACCTGAAGCGTTTGAAACGATAAAAAACAGCGGCTATTCGAAGATTTTCTTTTTTGAGGACTTCAGCACCAGCGGCTTCCATTTCAGCAAAGCCTTTATCGGCGGGGTATTTGTTACCATCGCTATGACAGGGCTCGATCAGGATCTGATGCAAAAAAACCTGAGTATGGCTACGATCAAGGAGGCGCAGAAGAATATGTTTACATTTACCGGGATATTTGTGGTCCTCAACATTTTTTTCCTGAGCGTAGGGGCATTGCTTTATGTATATGCGGCTAAAAATGGCATTGAGATCCCGCTTGACCATGTAACCGGCAAGCCGCGCACAGACTTTCTGTTCCCGGAGATTGCCCTGAATCATCTGACCATGGTGCCCGCTATTATCTTTATGCTTGGTTTGACGGCGGCGACTTTTGCGACGACTGATTCGGCACTAACGGCACTGACTACCTCGTTTTGTGTAGACTTCCTGAATATGGATAAGGCTAAAGATGTAAACTCAAAATCGGCCGTAAACAAAAGACACGTGGTGCATGTTGTATTTTCGCTGCTGATGTTCCTGGTGATTATTGTATTCAACTCGATTAACGATCAGTCGGTAGTAGCCGGAATTTTCCGTGTGGCGTCGTATACGTACGGACCGCTCCTGGGTCTTTACAGCTTTGGCTTGTTTGTGAGAAACCGGGGCGTGAATGACAAACTTGTGCCGCTGATCTGCCTGTTGTCGCCCGCCCTGTGCTATGTGCTGAACGATCATTCGGCCAGCCTGCTGGGCGGGTATAAATTTAGTGTTGAACTGATCCTGGTAAACGGGCTGATCACCTTCGCGGGACTATTGCTGATCAGCCATAAAACGACGCAGCAAACTAAATTTTAG
- a CDS encoding TIGR00730 family Rossman fold protein, protein MTSEEKIRSAFENKDWQEIKVTDSWQIFKVMAEFVDGFEKLAKIGPCVSIFGSARTAETNPYYEIAVECGRLLTERGYGVITGGGPGIMEAGNKGAHMNGGKSVGLNIELPFEQFHNKYIDHNKLLEFDYFFVRKVMFMKYSQGFIVLPGGMGTMDELFEAITLIQTEKIARFPIVLIGKDYWGGLIDWIKNTMLKKEHNIHEEDLNLFRLVDTAEEATEHIFRFYDKYVLKPNF, encoded by the coding sequence ATGACGAGCGAAGAGAAAATAAGAAGTGCTTTCGAAAATAAGGACTGGCAGGAAATTAAAGTAACCGATTCCTGGCAGATCTTTAAAGTTATGGCAGAGTTCGTGGATGGCTTTGAAAAACTGGCGAAGATTGGCCCGTGTGTCTCTATTTTTGGATCTGCGCGAACAGCGGAAACCAATCCGTATTACGAAATTGCCGTGGAATGCGGACGGCTGCTTACTGAGCGGGGTTACGGGGTGATTACGGGGGGCGGACCAGGTATTATGGAAGCCGGAAATAAGGGTGCTCACATGAACGGGGGCAAATCGGTAGGCCTGAACATCGAACTGCCTTTTGAGCAGTTTCACAACAAATACATCGACCATAACAAGCTTCTGGAGTTTGACTACTTTTTTGTCAGGAAGGTCATGTTCATGAAATATTCGCAGGGCTTCATTGTACTGCCGGGCGGTATGGGCACGATGGACGAACTTTTTGAGGCGATCACTTTGATACAAACCGAAAAGATTGCCCGTTTTCCGATTGTGCTGATAGGCAAAGACTACTGGGGCGGGCTCATCGACTGGATTAAAAATACCATGCTCAAAAAGGAACATAATATCCATGAGGAAGATTTAAACCTGTTTAGACTGGTAGATACGGCCGAAGAAGCCACGGAACATATTTTCCGCTTCTACGACAAGTATGTACTTAAACCGAACTTCTAG
- a CDS encoding DUF502 domain-containing protein, whose amino-acid sequence MNRIGRALLNYFIKGLLIVLPIAISIFIVVGAVTTVDSWLNINNILGVDPQTGESRNIPGLGLALVISLIVLAGIFVTYFVTEPMYNWFQKALDRLPVLKFIYSSIKDLTEAFVGDEKKFNNPVLVEVEGEMKRIGFLTQSDLTRIDLPGESVVYFPFSYSFAGQVYVVKHERIKPLNMSAADAMKLVVSGGVTQL is encoded by the coding sequence ATGAACAGAATTGGCAGGGCGTTGCTTAACTACTTTATTAAAGGCCTCCTGATTGTATTACCTATAGCCATCAGTATTTTTATCGTTGTAGGCGCAGTTACAACGGTAGACAGCTGGTTAAACATCAATAATATACTAGGTGTAGATCCGCAAACCGGGGAGAGCAGGAACATCCCTGGTCTGGGTTTGGCGCTAGTGATCTCACTCATCGTTCTTGCCGGTATATTCGTAACTTATTTTGTTACCGAACCCATGTACAACTGGTTCCAGAAGGCGCTCGACCGGCTTCCGGTTCTTAAATTCATCTATTCTTCCATAAAAGACCTTACCGAGGCTTTCGTTGGTGATGAGAAGAAGTTCAACAACCCGGTACTGGTTGAGGTAGAAGGCGAGATGAAGCGCATTGGTTTTCTTACACAGTCAGACCTTACCCGGATAGACTTGCCTGGCGAATCTGTGGTCTATTTTCCGTTCTCCTATTCTTTTGCCGGTCAGGTGTACGTGGTAAAACACGAGCGCATTAAACCGCTCAACATGAGCGCAGCAGATGCCATGAAACTCGTTGTCTCGGGCGGCGTTACACAGCTTTAG
- a CDS encoding bifunctional UDP-N-acetylmuramoyl-tripeptide:D-alanyl-D-alanine ligase/alanine racemase, with the protein MSHALYRIKQIARILSPRSFNERFDAGISRLVIDSRSIIDPEESLFFAIKGKRDGHEFMQDAYNEGIRNFVISDEQYLSAFADANVLLVADTLEALQALGKYNRAQYDLEVLAITGSNGKTIVKEWLYQLLAADYTIVRSPKSFNSQIGVPLSVWQIGTEHNLGIFEAGISKAGEMDSLADIIAPTIGVLTNIGEAHAEGFLSKREKLLEKLKLFSKSKVFIYCPEHIEDVSEAELPGDKKFSWSYRQKADLEILFVEPIEGRTYVRGRYKGVEIECLIPFRDKASLENGIICWATLLALGYDPKEADLRLEKLALVGMRLELKTGINHCSIIDDSYSADVSSLAIALDFLNLQNQHPVRTLILSDLVETGKTDEVLYREIAALVKQKELNRLIGVGPHISAAKEFFDMEAVFFDSTQDLIDNLPALHFNNETILVKGARKFEFERISKLLTQKIHDTVLEIDLSALASNLQFYRNKLKPGVKVMAMVKAFSYGSGSFEIANLLQYHKVNYLAVAYTDEGVSLRKAGITMPIMVMSPEPSGFEAIVKNKLEPEIYNADILRQFAGALEDHVRDYPMHLKMDTGMHRLGFEEPDLPELFAILKEIPKVKVVSVFSHLVASDDAQHDEFTAHQLARFTAMADQISNELGYGFIRHIANTSGVSRHPDAQLDMVRLGIGLYGFDAGVPHNRGLQTVAVLKTTITQLKHIKPNETVGYSRKGMLKDGGTIATVKIGYADGYSRRFGNGVGRMLVNNKLVPTVGVICMDMCMLDVTGLDVKTGDEVIVFNGTLTIAELARQIDTIPYEILTNISQRVKRVYFYD; encoded by the coding sequence ATGAGCCATGCCCTTTATCGTATAAAACAAATTGCCCGCATCTTATCGCCAAGGTCATTTAATGAACGTTTTGATGCTGGAATAAGCAGACTTGTCATCGATAGCCGGAGTATCATCGATCCGGAAGAATCACTCTTTTTCGCTATCAAAGGTAAACGCGACGGTCATGAATTCATGCAGGATGCTTACAACGAGGGTATCCGGAATTTTGTAATAAGTGATGAACAGTATTTGTCGGCCTTTGCCGACGCAAACGTATTGCTGGTAGCCGATACGCTGGAGGCCTTGCAGGCTCTGGGTAAATATAACAGGGCACAATATGACTTGGAGGTGCTGGCCATTACCGGCAGCAACGGCAAAACCATCGTAAAAGAATGGCTGTATCAGTTACTCGCGGCCGATTATACCATAGTACGCAGTCCCAAGAGTTTTAATTCTCAGATCGGTGTGCCGCTTTCGGTATGGCAAATAGGGACGGAGCATAACCTGGGCATATTTGAAGCAGGCATTTCAAAAGCGGGCGAAATGGACAGCCTTGCCGACATCATTGCGCCCACCATCGGTGTACTCACCAATATAGGCGAGGCACATGCCGAAGGTTTTTTGTCCAAAAGGGAAAAACTACTCGAGAAGCTCAAGCTGTTTAGCAAATCCAAGGTTTTTATATACTGCCCTGAACATATTGAGGATGTAAGCGAGGCAGAACTGCCGGGCGACAAGAAGTTCTCCTGGAGCTATCGCCAGAAAGCGGACCTGGAGATTCTTTTTGTAGAGCCTATTGAGGGGCGGACTTATGTGCGTGGCCGCTACAAAGGCGTGGAGATTGAATGCCTGATCCCTTTTCGCGACAAGGCTTCGTTGGAAAACGGGATCATCTGCTGGGCAACCTTGCTGGCGCTGGGCTACGATCCTAAAGAGGCCGACCTTCGTCTCGAGAAACTTGCGCTGGTGGGCATGCGACTGGAGCTGAAAACGGGGATCAACCATTGCTCTATTATCGACGACTCTTACAGTGCCGATGTGTCTTCTCTGGCCATCGCCCTCGATTTTCTGAACCTTCAGAACCAGCATCCCGTGCGTACGCTGATCTTGTCAGATCTCGTTGAGACGGGCAAGACTGACGAAGTGCTGTACCGCGAAATTGCCGCGTTGGTGAAGCAAAAGGAACTTAACAGGCTTATCGGCGTGGGGCCACATATCAGCGCTGCCAAAGAATTCTTTGACATGGAAGCTGTCTTCTTTGACAGTACGCAGGACCTGATCGATAACCTGCCTGCATTGCACTTTAACAATGAAACCATACTTGTAAAAGGCGCACGTAAGTTTGAGTTTGAACGGATCAGTAAACTCCTGACTCAAAAGATACACGATACCGTTTTGGAAATCGACCTTAGCGCCTTGGCCAGCAACCTGCAGTTTTACCGCAACAAACTTAAACCCGGGGTTAAGGTAATGGCCATGGTTAAGGCTTTCTCTTATGGCAGCGGCAGTTTTGAAATTGCCAACCTCTTGCAGTACCATAAGGTCAATTATTTAGCTGTGGCTTATACCGATGAAGGCGTTTCGTTGCGAAAGGCAGGCATAACCATGCCCATTATGGTAATGAGCCCGGAGCCTTCAGGTTTTGAGGCTATTGTTAAAAACAAGCTAGAGCCTGAAATATACAATGCCGATATTCTCAGGCAGTTCGCCGGTGCGCTGGAAGATCATGTACGCGATTATCCGATGCACCTGAAGATGGATACAGGAATGCACCGGCTTGGTTTCGAGGAGCCCGATCTGCCGGAGCTCTTCGCCATACTTAAAGAAATACCCAAAGTCAAAGTTGTCTCCGTGTTCTCTCATCTTGTGGCGAGCGACGACGCTCAACATGACGAATTTACCGCACATCAGCTGGCGAGATTTACGGCAATGGCCGATCAGATCAGCAATGAACTAGGCTATGGTTTTATCCGGCATATCGCCAATACCTCTGGTGTGTCGCGGCATCCCGATGCGCAACTGGATATGGTGAGGCTGGGTATCGGTCTGTACGGATTTGACGCCGGCGTTCCGCATAATCGCGGACTGCAAACCGTGGCCGTGCTAAAAACGACCATTACGCAGCTCAAGCATATCAAGCCTAACGAGACGGTAGGTTATAGCAGAAAGGGCATGCTTAAAGATGGGGGAACAATTGCCACGGTAAAGATTGGTTATGCGGATGGCTACAGCCGCAGGTTTGGCAACGGGGTAGGGCGTATGCTGGTCAACAATAAGCTTGTACCAACGGTAGGGGTTATCTGTATGGATATGTGTATGCTCGACGTCACCGGTTTGGATGTAAAAACCGGCGATGAAGTCATTGTCTTCAATGGTACGCTAACCATTGCCGAACTTGCCAGACAAATTGATACCATCCCCTACGAAATACTCACCAATATCTCCCAAAGGGTTAAACGGGTGTATTTTTACGATTAA
- a CDS encoding substrate-binding periplasmic protein, which produces MAQKKILKVGLDSAAPFPMHSDYNSEKFEGFEVDLMKAITEQLNIEVVYEVSLWQTILEKLFKGELDLICSAVTVTESRLHILEFTNPYLHFRLCAVVNQEDEIRSVNDLRNKTIGIREATEAEKYVHTNFPSNNMVHAETNKELYRKLQAGKIDLLIDDSPIAGGFLQKNKRLKVGMYLPETDSHYAIAMRKGDVQLKDEFNDALNLLRQNGTYQTIYKKWFTDIQF; this is translated from the coding sequence ATGGCGCAAAAAAAAATACTCAAGGTCGGATTAGATTCTGCAGCTCCTTTTCCGATGCATTCTGACTATAATTCAGAAAAATTTGAAGGTTTTGAGGTGGATTTGATGAAAGCCATAACAGAACAGCTCAACATTGAGGTAGTTTATGAAGTTTCGCTCTGGCAAACCATACTCGAAAAGCTGTTTAAGGGGGAACTTGACCTTATTTGTTCTGCGGTAACCGTTACTGAGTCGCGACTGCATATCCTTGAATTTACCAATCCATACCTGCACTTCCGTCTTTGTGCGGTGGTGAACCAGGAAGACGAAATAAGGAGTGTAAACGACCTGCGCAATAAAACCATCGGTATCCGTGAAGCCACAGAAGCAGAGAAATACGTGCATACCAACTTTCCATCCAATAATATGGTGCATGCGGAAACCAACAAAGAGCTTTACCGCAAGCTCCAGGCTGGTAAAATAGACTTACTTATCGACGATTCGCCTATAGCCGGTGGCTTTCTCCAGAAGAACAAACGTTTGAAGGTGGGTATGTATCTGCCCGAAACAGATTCACACTACGCCATCGCCATGCGCAAGGGTGACGTGCAACTGAAAGATGAGTTTAACGACGCGCTCAACCTGCTTCGGCAGAACGGGACTTACCAGACCATCTACAAGAAGTGGTTTACGGATATACAGTTTTAA
- a CDS encoding regulatory protein RecX, translating into MEEERKKPKLSKTAALAKAEHYCAYQERSQQEVRDKLYEWGLYPTEVEELISDLIQTNFLSEERFTQAYVSGKLRIKKWGKIKIKQGLKIKRVPEKMIQNALKAIDMDEYMAIILEVANKKNAQISEKDPFKRRFKLVNYLAGRGFENNLILDVLKNNNLP; encoded by the coding sequence ATGGAAGAAGAAAGAAAGAAACCTAAGCTAAGTAAGACGGCGGCCCTGGCGAAAGCGGAACATTATTGTGCCTACCAGGAACGCTCTCAGCAGGAAGTGCGCGACAAATTATACGAATGGGGTTTGTATCCTACGGAGGTGGAGGAACTCATTTCTGATCTTATTCAAACCAACTTCCTGAGTGAGGAGCGTTTTACCCAAGCTTATGTATCGGGCAAGCTCAGGATAAAGAAATGGGGGAAGATTAAAATTAAGCAAGGCCTGAAAATTAAGCGGGTTCCGGAGAAGATGATTCAAAATGCACTAAAAGCAATTGATATGGACGAATATATGGCCATCATATTGGAAGTAGCCAACAAAAAAAACGCACAAATAAGCGAAAAGGATCCCTTTAAACGCAGATTTAAACTCGTAAATTACCTTGCCGGCCGGGGCTTTGAAAATAATTTAATTTTAGATGTACTGAAAAACAATAACTTACCATAA
- a CDS encoding type II toxin-antitoxin system ParD family antitoxin has protein sequence MARNKSTLLGDYLDSFVSKQIQTSKYSSASEVIRAPLRMLEHLETKKAELLKELKKGEKSGFANSFDRKSFLADMHKKHSK, from the coding sequence ATGGCAAGGAACAAGTCAACATTGTTGGGTGATTATCTTGATAGCTTCGTTAGCAAGCAAATTCAAACAAGCAAATATTCTTCAGCGAGTGAAGTGATTAGAGCCCCGTTGAGAATGCTTGAGCATTTAGAAACCAAAAAAGCTGAACTCCTAAAGGAATTAAAAAAAGGCGAAAAATCGGGATTTGCGAACTCATTTGATCGGAAAAGCTTTTTAGCAGATATGCACAAAAAGCATTCAAAATAA
- a CDS encoding ADP-ribosylglycohydrolase family protein: protein MKKVLLWTFSVLFTCCASALAQKSTFTLSKDKLKDKIKGGWAGQTIGVSFGSYTEFQYNGTFIQDEQTIPWSAGYVKKLMIEWPDLFDDIYMDLTFVDVLERLGFDAPVDSFAHAFATAPYNLWHANQAARYNILNGIKAPQSGHWLNNPHSDDIDYQIEADFAGLMHPGMPNAASKISDRVGHIMNYGDGWYGGVYMGAMYSLAFISSDVDYVVSEGLKTIPRESTFYQCIADVIRWHKKYPSDWKQTWFEVQKKWSSENGCPEGIFAPLNIDAKVNAAYVVMGLLYGKGDFTKTMEIATRTGQDSDCNPSSAAGILGTMIGYINIPQYWKKGLEGAEDMNFKYTSMSLNKVYETSYQHAVKSILLNGGTEAGQNISIAVQKPMVVQLEQGFAGLYPVEKRTLHTTMGVTYEFDFEGTGFVLRGAANKNRNDLPDFTYEANVYIDGQLMETAHLSTAFHLRRHDITWRYQLPKGKHHVKIELVKHHGDYHIRLWDCLIFSDKPADGIHKHVDK from the coding sequence ATGAAAAAAGTATTACTATGGACGTTCAGCGTCCTTTTTACCTGCTGTGCCTCAGCATTGGCCCAGAAATCCACATTTACATTAAGTAAGGATAAGCTTAAAGACAAGATTAAAGGCGGTTGGGCCGGACAAACCATCGGAGTAAGCTTTGGAAGTTATACCGAGTTTCAGTACAACGGGACTTTTATCCAGGATGAGCAAACCATACCCTGGTCGGCCGGATACGTAAAGAAACTTATGATCGAATGGCCGGATCTTTTTGATGACATCTATATGGACCTCACCTTTGTGGATGTATTGGAAAGACTGGGCTTTGATGCGCCTGTGGATTCCTTTGCGCATGCTTTCGCCACAGCGCCATATAACCTGTGGCACGCCAATCAGGCCGCCCGTTACAACATATTAAATGGTATAAAGGCACCGCAGAGCGGGCACTGGCTTAATAATCCGCATTCCGACGACATTGATTACCAGATTGAGGCCGACTTTGCGGGGCTCATGCATCCGGGCATGCCCAACGCGGCAAGTAAGATCAGCGACCGCGTAGGCCACATCATGAACTATGGTGATGGCTGGTACGGCGGCGTTTATATGGGCGCCATGTACAGTCTGGCGTTCATCTCAAGCGATGTGGACTATGTGGTTAGCGAAGGTTTGAAGACAATCCCCAGGGAGAGCACATTCTATCAGTGCATCGCAGATGTGATTAGATGGCATAAAAAATATCCGTCAGACTGGAAGCAGACCTGGTTTGAAGTCCAAAAGAAATGGTCGTCTGAGAACGGTTGCCCCGAAGGAATCTTTGCGCCACTAAACATCGATGCAAAGGTTAACGCCGCTTACGTGGTCATGGGCCTGTTGTACGGCAAAGGAGACTTTACCAAAACCATGGAGATAGCCACGCGTACCGGGCAGGATTCAGATTGTAACCCCTCATCAGCGGCGGGTATCCTGGGCACCATGATAGGATATATCAACATACCGCAGTATTGGAAAAAGGGATTGGAGGGCGCTGAGGATATGAATTTCAAATACACCAGCATGTCGCTCAACAAAGTTTATGAAACGAGTTACCAGCATGCCGTAAAATCCATTCTGCTCAACGGCGGAACAGAAGCCGGTCAGAACATCAGCATTGCTGTTCAAAAGCCGATGGTTGTGCAGTTGGAGCAAGGTTTTGCAGGATTGTATCCGGTTGAGAAGCGGACCTTGCATACCACAATGGGGGTGACCTATGAGTTTGATTTTGAAGGTACCGGATTCGTTTTACGCGGCGCTGCAAATAAAAACCGCAATGACCTACCTGACTTCACTTATGAAGCCAATGTATATATAGACGGGCAACTGATGGAAACTGCGCATTTATCTACCGCATTCCATTTGCGCAGACACGACATTACCTGGCGTTATCAACTTCCGAAGGGCAAACACCACGTGAAGATTGAACTGGTTAAGCATCATGGCGACTACCATATCAGGCTTTGGGACTGCTTAATATTCAGCGACAAGCCTGCGGATGGCATTCATAAACATGTGGATAAATAG
- a CDS encoding Ig-like domain-containing protein: MKKQLLALVTLSILFVACSKKESTPKLMLDLHELSLKFDKEHQFKVTLDGQAVDGATVNWTSSDERTGTIGGTGLFKAKRIGTTTITAKRGEEVLTATVDVTPYATFFTEPYVDFTASKAVIKTKEKRLLAPNGEEADGLLYIGENNKIQNVLYAFENGTLLGAMAVFKTSALTSDELAKFYLERYAYIGETNDLAYLAFGQTIVAIGEHPNVGFAAVYIQDPERTTASTRSLGEARALVEAYSGKLVKRLR; this comes from the coding sequence ATGAAAAAACAATTATTAGCGCTCGTTACGCTCTCGATCCTGTTTGTAGCTTGTAGTAAAAAAGAAAGTACTCCAAAACTGATGCTCGACCTCCACGAACTTTCACTGAAATTCGATAAGGAACACCAGTTTAAAGTTACCCTGGATGGCCAAGCTGTTGATGGCGCTACGGTCAACTGGACTTCGTCTGACGAGCGTACCGGAACAATTGGCGGCACAGGCCTCTTCAAAGCAAAGAGAATCGGCACCACCACCATCACTGCTAAACGTGGAGAAGAGGTACTTACCGCAACTGTGGACGTAACCCCCTACGCCACCTTTTTTACAGAGCCTTATGTAGATTTTACCGCCAGCAAAGCGGTAATCAAGACCAAGGAAAAAAGACTTTTAGCCCCGAACGGAGAAGAGGCGGACGGGTTGTTGTATATAGGCGAAAATAACAAAATACAGAACGTACTTTACGCTTTTGAGAACGGAACCTTGCTTGGCGCAATGGCAGTATTCAAGACTTCGGCACTGACTTCTGACGAACTTGCTAAATTCTACCTGGAACGCTATGCGTACATAGGAGAAACTAATGACTTGGCCTACCTGGCATTCGGACAAACCATTGTTGCCATCGGAGAACACCCGAATGTTGGCTTTGCCGCAGTGTATATCCAGGATCCTGAAAGAACAACGGCAAGTACAAGATCGTTAGGGGAAGCCAGGGCTTTGGTTGAGGCGTATTCAGGAAAGCTTGTTAAAAGACTAAGATAA